The proteins below are encoded in one region of Sulfitobacter sp. SK012:
- the purL gene encoding phosphoribosylformylglycinamidine synthase subunit PurL, whose amino-acid sequence MTEPAITPELIAKHGLSTDEYANILGLLDREPSFTELGVFSAMWNEHCSYKSSKKWLRTLPTTGPQVICGPGENAGVVDIGDGQAVVFKMESHNHPSYIEPYQGAATGVGGILRDVFTMGARPIAAMNSLSFGVASHPKTRQLVHGVVAGVGGYGNCFGVPTVGGEVRFDPAYNGNCLVNAFAAGLADADKIFYSAASGVGMPVVYLGAKTGRDGVGGATMASAEFDDTIEEKRPTVQVGDPFTEKRLMEATLELMATGAVISIQDMGAAGLTCSAVEMGDKGNLGVVLDLEKVPTREKNMTAYEMMLSESQERMLMVLRPELEAEAKAVFDKWDLDFAIVGETIAEDRFLIRHHGELKADLPLKALSGTAPEYDRPWVETPPAAPLTDIPSIDAIAGLRALLSSPNYASKSWVFEQYDTMVMADTARTPGWGAGIIRVHGTDKALAFTSDVTPRYVHANPFEGGKQAVAEAYRNLIAVGSKPLATTDNLNFGNPEKPEIMGQFVGAIKGIGEAVEALDMPIVSGNVSLYNETDGSGILPTPTIGAVGLLAHTDDIIGFDVRPGHVALLLGETSGHLGQSALRAEAFGRKDGDAPHVDLAAEARHGDFIRANHADIDACTDLSDGGLALAAFEMADHAKLGATLTLDDTAAVFGEDQARYLIAATPAQAEKLLAAATAANVSLARVGTFGGDTLSFGAASANLADLSTLYRETFAKTFA is encoded by the coding sequence ATGACAGAGCCCGCCATCACACCCGAACTCATCGCCAAGCATGGGCTCAGCACGGATGAATACGCAAATATTCTAGGCCTGCTGGACCGCGAACCCTCCTTTACAGAGCTTGGCGTCTTTTCGGCAATGTGGAATGAGCATTGTTCCTACAAGTCCTCCAAGAAATGGCTGCGCACCCTGCCCACAACCGGCCCTCAAGTTATCTGTGGCCCCGGCGAGAACGCAGGCGTGGTCGACATCGGCGACGGCCAAGCGGTGGTTTTCAAAATGGAAAGCCACAACCACCCCTCATATATTGAACCCTACCAAGGTGCGGCGACAGGCGTGGGTGGCATTTTGCGCGACGTCTTTACCATGGGTGCACGGCCGATTGCGGCCATGAACTCGCTTAGCTTTGGTGTGGCCAGTCACCCCAAGACACGCCAGCTTGTGCACGGTGTGGTGGCTGGCGTTGGTGGCTATGGCAACTGCTTTGGCGTGCCAACAGTTGGCGGCGAAGTGCGCTTTGACCCAGCCTATAACGGCAATTGTCTGGTAAATGCATTCGCTGCAGGCCTAGCCGACGCAGACAAGATTTTCTACTCGGCGGCCTCTGGCGTTGGAATGCCCGTCGTCTACCTTGGTGCCAAAACCGGCCGCGACGGTGTTGGCGGTGCAACTATGGCGTCAGCAGAATTCGACGACACAATCGAAGAAAAGCGCCCCACCGTCCAAGTTGGCGATCCGTTCACCGAAAAACGACTGATGGAAGCCACGCTAGAGCTGATGGCAACCGGCGCAGTCATTTCCATCCAAGATATGGGCGCTGCGGGTCTTACCTGTTCGGCCGTTGAAATGGGCGACAAGGGCAACCTTGGTGTGGTGCTTGACCTCGAAAAGGTCCCTACCCGCGAAAAGAACATGACAGCCTATGAAATGATGCTGTCGGAATCCCAAGAACGCATGCTGATGGTGCTGCGCCCCGAGCTTGAGGCAGAAGCGAAAGCTGTCTTTGACAAATGGGACCTCGATTTCGCCATCGTCGGCGAAACCATCGCCGAGGACCGCTTTCTTATTCGCCACCACGGTGAGCTCAAAGCCGACCTACCCCTCAAGGCACTCTCCGGCACGGCCCCCGAATATGACCGCCCCTGGGTCGAAACCCCGCCTGCGGCCCCTCTCACAGACATCCCGAGCATTGATGCGATTGCGGGTCTGCGCGCACTCCTTTCAAGCCCGAATTACGCCTCCAAATCTTGGGTGTTTGAGCAATACGACACGATGGTTATGGCCGATACCGCCCGCACCCCCGGTTGGGGCGCAGGTATCATCCGGGTGCACGGCACCGACAAGGCATTGGCTTTCACGTCAGACGTCACACCGCGCTACGTACACGCCAACCCCTTTGAGGGCGGCAAACAGGCCGTCGCCGAAGCGTACCGCAACCTAATCGCTGTCGGCTCAAAGCCCCTTGCGACAACGGATAACCTCAATTTCGGCAATCCAGAAAAGCCTGAAATCATGGGCCAGTTCGTTGGTGCCATCAAAGGCATCGGCGAAGCGGTCGAAGCTCTCGACATGCCGATCGTCTCGGGCAACGTGTCGCTTTACAACGAAACTGATGGCTCAGGTATTTTGCCGACCCCAACCATTGGCGCTGTAGGTTTGCTGGCACATACCGACGACATCATCGGCTTTGATGTGCGCCCCGGTCATGTCGCATTGTTGTTGGGTGAAACATCTGGCCACCTTGGCCAATCCGCCCTGCGTGCCGAAGCGTTCGGCCGAAAAGACGGCGACGCGCCGCATGTCGATCTTGCCGCCGAAGCACGTCATGGCGATTTCATTCGCGCCAACCACGCAGACATTGATGCCTGTACTGACCTGTCGGATGGCGGCCTCGCGCTCGCGGCTTTCGAAATGGCCGACCACGCAAAGCTTGGCGCAACTCTTACCCTAGACGACACCGCTGCCGTCTTTGGCGAAGATCAGGCGCGCTACCTTATTGCAGCAACACCAGCGCAGGCAGAAAAGTTACTCGCCGCAGCCACTGCCGCAAACGTCAGCCTTGCTAGGGTCGGCACATTCGGCGGCGACACTCTCTCGTTTGGTGCCGCATCCGCCAACCTCGCCGATCTGAGCACACTCTACCGTGAGACTTTCGCAAAAACCTTTGCGTAA